The DNA region TACCTGCACACGCTCGCCTCCAACGTCCCGATCGCCGCCAACGCGGCCTACTACGGCGAGATCGTCCGCGACAAGTCCGTCCTGCGGCGCCTGGTCGAGGCCGGCACCAAGATCGTGCAGATCGGCTACGCCGGCGAGGGCGAGGTCGACAACATCGTCGACGAGGCCCAGGCCGAGGTCTTCAAGCTCACCGACAAGCGCTCCGGTGAGGACTACTCGCCACTCGCCGACATCATGGACGGCGTCCTCGACGAGATCGAGGCGATCTCCAACCGCGAGGCCGGCCTCTACGGCGTCCCGACCGGCTTCGCCGACTTCGACGAGCTCACCAACGGCTTCCACTCCGGCCAGATGATCATCGTCGCGGCCCGACCCGCGATGGGTAAGTCGACCCTGGCCCTCGACTTCTGCCGGGCGGCCTCGATCCACAACAACCTGACCAGCGTCTTCTTCAGCCTGGAGATGAGCCGCTCCGAGATCACCATGCGTCTCCTCTCCGCGGAGGCGAAGGTGCCGCTCAACCACATCCGCAACGGCAACATGTCCGACGACGACTGGAACAAGCTGGCCCGCAAGATGGGCGAGGTCTCCAGCGCGCCGATGTTCATCGACGACAGCCCCAACATGACGATGATGGAGATCCGCAGCAAGGCCCGAAGGCTCAAGCAGCGCCACGACCTCCGGCTCATCGTGATCGACTACCTCCAGCTGATGAGCTCCGGCAAGAAGGTCGAGTCCCGTCAGCTCGAGGTCTCCGAGTTCTCCCGTCAGATCAAGCTGCTGGCCAAGGAGCTCGAGGTCCCGATCATCGCGCTCTCCCAGCTCAACCGTGGTTCCGAGCAGCGCGCCGACAAGCGCCCGGCCGTCTCCGACCTCCGTGAGTCCGGATCGCTCGAGCAGGACGCCGACATGGTCGTCCTCCTCCACCGTGACGACGTCTACGAGAAGGAGTCGACCCGCCCCGGCGAGGCGGACGTGATCATCGCCAAGCACCGTAACGGCCCCACCCGCGACCTCGTCGTCGCCTTCCAGGGTCACTACAGCCGCTTCGTCGACATGGCCCACTGACGCCTCGGGCGACGCCGAGCTCGTTTCCCACCACGGGGGCCGAGCTTTGGAACTACGCTGCGATGGGGCGCGGCACCCGACAGCCGCTGACCCTCGAGAGAAGGGTAGGTGGCTTGAGATGGTGCACGTGACGCGCGGCTTCACGGGCAGGCACCCTGCAACGGACGACCGACTGCCTCCTGGGCAATACCTGACCGACGACTTTCCCGTGCTGTCCGCCGGTCCGACACCCGCCATCCGACGAGACGAGTGGACCTTCAGCATCAGGGACGGAGACCAGGCCCTGCGATCCTGGACATGGGACGAGTTCACGGCCCTGCCCGCGGAGGACATCACGGTCGACATCCACTGCGTGACTCGTTGGAGCCGACTGGACACCGCCTGGAGAGGTGTCGCCATCGACGATCTCCTGGCAGACGTCGACACCGCGGCCGAGTACGTGCTCGCTCGCTCCTACGGCGGCTACACCACGAACCTTCCGCTCGAGGACCTGCTCGACGGCAAGGCCTGGATCGCTTACGAACACGACGGGGACGACCTTCCCGCCGAGCACGGCGGACCAGCTCGACTTCTGGTCCCGCACCTGTACCTCTGGAAGTCCGCCAAGTGGATCAAGAGCCTCGATCTCGTCGATGACGACGACCCGGGCTTCTGGGAGTCGCTCGGCTATCACGACTACGGCGACCCATGGCGCGAACAGCGATACCAGGGCGACTAGGCGTGCGGCGCTGGCAGAGCGCCACCGTGACCGGAAGTCGCGCGGAGACGGCCACGGCCCACACCTTGTCCCTGCGGGTCGACGAATGGAATGGCCACCTGCCCGGGCAGCACGTCGATGTTCGGCTGACCGCCCCGGACGGCTACCAGGCCGTACGCAGCTACTCACTCGCAGCGCCGGCCGACGACGGCGTCATCGAGATCACCGTGCAGCGCCTGCCCGGAGGCGAGGTCTCTGAGTTCCTCACCGATATCGCCATGATCGGCGACGAGCTCGAGGTCCGAGGCCCTCTCGGCAACTGGTTCGTGTGGGATCAGGAGGACCCTTCGCCCGTTCTCCTCGTCGCGGGCGGATCGGGCGTCGTTCCTCTCATGTCCATGATCCGTGCTCGCCACCAAGCCGACATCCAGACACCATTTCACCTCATCCACTCCGTACGAACCCCGCAGGATCGCATCTACGGAGACGAGCTCACCCGGCTCGCAGCCCAGGCCGGAGGGCCTTCGGTGACGTGGCTGTACACACGCACCGCACCCCCGTCCGAGACGCGTCCGCCAGGTCGACTCCGTCAGAACGATCTCGACGACGGAAGCAGTTGGACGTCGGGGGCAACGCCGACCTGTTTCATCTGCGGCCCCACCGGTTTCGTCGAAGACGCGGCGAACCACCTGCTCGCAGCCGGGCACCATGCCGACCGGATCCGTACCGAACGTTTCGGCGGCCGGTGAGCGAGACCACTGCACCACGAGTCATGGAAAGGAAGACCCTGTCATGAGCGAACACCGTGACGGCAACGCGCTAGCAGGACCGCTCGCCGACATCTTCACCGTCGAAGCCACCACCGCCGAGGTGCGGTGCCGAGCCTGTGGGCTGTCGACAACGCTGGCCCAGCTCGTCGTCTACGGGCCCGAGCCGGGCCTCGTGGGACGCTGCCCAGGGTGCACCGAATACGTCATCCGCGTGGCGACGACGCCGTCAGGCACCTGGCTCGACCTCGGCGGAGCCACCTCGTTCCACTTCACATCGACGGTCGACGTTCCGATCCGCTGAGAGCGTGCGGGGCGAGGGCGGCCGCGAGATCGCGGTGTCCGACGAGCTCGAACCCCGCGATGGGGATCACGGCCGCGACCGCGATCACCGCCAGGCCCACGGCGATGGAGACGCCCGCTGCGACCAGGACGACGGCCAGGACGGTCACTGCCGAGGTGCCGATGATCAGGCCGACGTGACGACGGTTGCGGCTTCTGACCAGGGTGCTCCACTGGGCGTAGAGCATCCAGACGAAGATCACCAGGGGGATCGCGACCGTCAGGATGGTGGGTACGGCCCCGATCTCGGAGTCGTGCTCGAGGCGGAGTGCGGCGACGTGCAGGCCGGCACCGACGGCCACGATCGCGCCCACGATGACGTGGTGCCCGTAGGACCAGAAGAACACCCGCTCCCGGTGGACTCGGAGGACGAGTGCTGAGGGGACGGTGAAGTACATCCACCACATCGCGAGCGCGAGCCCGATCCCCGCGGTCGCGGTCACGGCCGCATCGATGCTCCAACCGGCGGGACCGTGCACTGTCGCCGACACCGCGGCGATGGTGCCGAGGACGACCTCGCCGAGGGCGACGATGACGAGCAGCCCGTAGCGCTCCGCGACGTGGTCGGCGTTCCAGGGAGTCCCGCCCTTCCCGCGCTGCGCGATCACCGGCCCGACCGTCTCGATCGCGAGCAGCGCCACCCCGACGACTGCAGCTGCGGGCAGCGGAAGGGCGGCCGCCACGAGGATCGTCCATCCGGCCTGGGCGAGGGCGATGGTCCAGAAGTACGTCATCAGTGCCGGCCGACGTACCGGATCGTTGCGGGCCGCCCGCAGCCACTGGACCGCCATCGGCACGCGCATCACGACATAGCCGCCGACCACGATGCCGTAGCCGCCGTCCTCGGCCCCGGCGAGCGAGGCGAACATCTCGGGCAGCCCGAGCGCGACGATGCCGACGCCGACCATCTGCACCATGGTGGTGAGCCGGCAGATCCAGTCGTCCTCGTCGTACGCCGATGCGAACCAGGTGTAGCTGCCCCAGGCCCACGAGATCAGAACGACCCCGAGGCAGAATCCGACGACCCCGACAGCTGGCCGGCCCGCCGCGACGTGGTGCGCCAGCTCGTCGGCCGCTTGTCCGAAGGCGACGATGAACACCAGGTCGTACAGCAGCTCCAGCGGGGTGGCCGATCGGTGCTCCTCGGCCGGTGAGCGACCCACCAGGCTGCGCCGACGGTGCGCGAGTGCGCTGGCCATCAGCTCGCGAGCCTCGGGTCGCAGAGCACGCGCGAGAGCCAGTCGCTTCGGGCGGCTCGTGCTGCCTGCGACACCTGGGCCTGGGGGAAGAGGGCATCGAAACCGTGGAAGCCACCGGCCCAGACGTGGAGCTCGGCCTGCCCGCCCGCGGCCCAGATGCGGGAGGCGTACGCGACGTTCTCGTCGCGGAAGACCTCGGCACTACCCGCGTCGACATAGGTGGTCGGCAGCCCGGCGAGATCCTCGTCGAGCGCCGGCGAGACGTAGCCGGGAACGTCGCCGTCGGCGAGATCGCCGAGGACCGATCGCCAACCGAACTCGTTCGCCTCGCGGGACCAGACACCGGGACCCGTGAACTGGCGGCTGGACTCCGTCGTGTTGCGATGGTCGAGCATGGGGCAGATCAGGACCTGAGCCGCGATCGCCGGACCTCGCCGATCGCGCGCCAGCAGGGTGGCGCCGGCCGCGAGCCCGCCACCCGCGCTCGTACCGGCAACGATGATCCGAGCGGGATCGATGCCGAGCTCGTCCGCGTGCGAGGCCACCCAGCTGAGGCCGGCATAGCAGTCCTCCACGAGCGTCGCCCCCGATGCCTCGGGCGCGAGGCGGTAGTCGACCGACACCACGGTGGCGCCGAAGCTTTCGAGCCAGTCGAGCGGGATGTCGATCTGGGAGAAGCGGTCACCCATGACCATCCCGCCGCCGTGCACCCAGTAGATGCACGGGGCCGCCGTGCCGGGTTCGCCGCCTCTCGCCGGGGTGAGGATGGTGAGAGGGAGAGGCGCGCCGTCGAAGCTGCGGACGGTGATGTCGCGCTGGTTCAGATCGTGCCCGGCAAGCGCCACCTCGGCGTCGACGGTCGCGAACGGGCGGATCATGGGAAGGGTCTCCGCGCTGAGCGGAGGAACCTCGGGCATGTCGGCGAGCAGCGCGCCGAGCTCAGGATCGAGGCTCGGCCGAGCGGTCGTCATGGTGGCTGCGTCGTCCATGGCGGTCACCGGCCGGTGGCGGACGGGGACAGGGCCGGGGCAAGGATCGCCTTGCCGCCCAGCGGGACGAAGTCGGCGTACGTCGAGTCGGCGACGAGCTCTGCGAAGCGGGCGATGTAGCCCTGCGACTCGGGGTCGTCGAAGACGGCGTGGTGCACCTCTTCGCTCACCCAGCCTTCTACGAGGTGGACCACGTCGGGCTGGGTGGCCGACCGGCTGACCAGGAACACGAGGCAGCCCTCGTGCGCGGAGGGTCCGGCGGTGGGACCGGAGAGCAGGAGCTCGACGAGCTCGTCCGCCTTCCCCTCCTTGGCGGTCATGGTGGCCTGGAATCCGTACTCGATGTTCATCGCTGTCGCCTTTCGGGTGGTGTGCTCCGCACCGATCGGTGCGGGGCTTTCGACCCGTTCAGCGAACCAGTCCGGGCTTCCGCGGCGTGAGACCAGACATCGCCGATGATTGCCTGATCCTGCTCGAAGAAGCAGAACCAGGCGACGACAGCCAGGTTGGCGACGTACCTTCGTCAGGTGACCGACACCCCGCTCGAAGAGCTGCGCCGACGCATCGAGAAGCACGCCCGGCCCGACCAGACGACCCCGATCGAGGGGATGCTGCTCGCCCGCGCCGATGCGGTGGAGGCACCGTCGACCAACGGTTCCGGCACGGTCTTCGCGCTGATCACCCAGGGGCGCAAGCGGATCTCGGTGGGCGATCGCGTCCTCGAGTACGGTCCCGGGCAGTACCTCGTCGCCTCTGTCGACGTCCCGATCACCGGTCACTACAGCGAGGCCTCTCCGGACCGGCCCGCGCTCGGATTCGGGCTCGTGCTGCGGCCCGCCGCCATCGCGTCACTGCTGCTGGAGGCGCCACCGGGGGTGGTGGCCGTACGGAACAGTGCCGCCCCTCCTGCGATCGGTGTCGCCGACGCCGAGCCCGAGCTGATCGACGCCGTCCTGCGGATGGTGCGCCTCATCGACCGGCCGCAGGACCGGGCGGTGCTCGCGCCGATGGCGGAGCGGGAGATCATCTGGCGACTGCTCACCGGCCCGCTCGGAGCGAACCTCGCGCAGATCGGGGTCGCCGACAGCTGCACCACCCAGATCAGCCGCGCGGTGCGGTGGATCACCGAGAACTACGCCGAACCGTTCCGCGTCGACGAGCTTGCCGGCAGCTGCGGGCTCAGCGTCTCCGCCTTCCACCGCAAGTTCCAGGGCATCACGGCGCTCAGCCCGATCCAGTTCCAGAAGCAGATCCGGCTCCACCAGGCACGACTGCTCCTGGTCTCGGGAGCCGACGACGTCGCGACGGTCGCCCACCGGGTCGGCTATGACAGCGCCACCCAGTTCAACCGCGAGTACCGCCGTCGCTACGGCGAGGCCCCCGGCCGCGACACCAGCCGGCTGAGGAGTCTCTCCGCGGGCTGACCAGGCATCCGATGCCGTGACCGGGTCAGGAGTCCCGAGGGTCGGCCGCGGCCCGGGCGCGCTCGATGTCGGGTACGTGGGTCTCGGCCCACTCCCGAAGCGCGCTCAGCGGCGGCAGGTGCGTGAACCGCATCGGCTCGGAGTGCGAAGCCGTGGAGTGGCCGTGCTCCGGGACGGCCAGATCAGTTCGCCAGATCGAGCGACCAGGTCACGACCCGATCGCCGTCGTCGTACTCCCACGGGTCGGAGACAGCGGTGAAGCCCGCCCGTTCGTAGAGCGCGATGGCGCGTACGTTCGTCTCTCTGACATCCAGCTCGATGCGCTGGAGCCCGGCAGCCCGCGCATGTTCGGCGGCGTCTGCGACCAAGGCTGCGCCCATGCCGCGCGAAGTGGTCGACGGGTCGACGCAGAGCCGGGACAGCAGCGCGACGCCCTTCTCTCTGGTGAGAGTGAGCGCGAACCCGTCGGGTGCCGACCCGACGACGGCGAAGCGTACGGTCGGCTCGTCGAACGCCGCTTGCGCTCGCCGCGCAGCTTCGTCGGCGACACCCGTGCCGTCTCGGGCGACCATCACGCGCGTCCACAGATCGACGCAGCGGGCGACGTCGCCGATGGATCCGGGGTGGATCGAGAAACTCATGCGTCCAGTGTCGCCTCTTGGCGGCAGTCACACGTGCGCCGGCGTGAGCGCCCTGCATAAGCAGGGCGCCCCGCCGGCGCGAACGTTGATCGACGTCAGTCGGTGAGCTCCTTCACCTGGACGTTGCGGTAGTAGACGGTCTCACCCCCGCCGTGGTTCTGCATGCCGACGAAGCCGGCGAGGTCGCGGGCGGGGTCGGTGCTGGTGAAGTCGTTCACCAGGGTCCCGTTGAGGAAGATCTTGACGGTCGAGCCCTCGACGCGGATGTCGTACGAATTCCACGACCCGACCGGCTTGAGGGCGGCCGCGACAGCCTCCGGGTCCGCTCCCTGGAAGGTGTAGATGGCGCCGGTGGTGCGGTCCGGGGCGTCGGTGGCGTCGATCTGGACCTCGTAGCCCTGGTTGACCGCGACCCACGGGTCGTTGCCGGGGTTGGGGAAGCCGATGAAGACGCCGCCGTTGTTGTCGTTGACCAGCTTCCAGTCGAGCTTCAGGCTGTACTCGCTGAACTCCTGCTCGGCGTACCACAGCAGGCCCAGGCCGTTGGTCGTACGCAGCGAGCAGTCGTCCTGCCGGCCGAACGAGCCCGGTCCGGCCATCCGCCACGGGGCCAGCGAGGCCAGGGTCCCGTCGAAGAGCGACGTGTAGCCCGGGGCGGGTCGCCGCGGCGTACAGACGTCCTCGCCGCCGCCGACCTTGAGCACGTCGAAGTTCACGTTCCCGTCGTCGCCCTCCTCGTAGCGAAGGGTGATCCGGTTGACGCCGGCCTTCAGCCGCATCGGCCGGGTCGCGGTGCCCCAGGTCTGCCAGTCGCCGGTGGACTCCAACGCCCACGGCTCGACCTCGGTGCCGTTGAGGTAGACCGAGACCCGCTTCGTGCCGGGCGCCGGGTCGGGGCCGTTGGCGTAGCGCAGCCGGACCGGGTACGTCCCGGCGCGTGCGATCTTCGCATCGAAGGTGACCGAGGCACCGATGTTGCCGAAGCCGTCCACGAACCCGGAGCCGGAGTAGCCGTTGTGCTCGACCGCGACGTTGGCGCTGCCGCGCAGGGTGGCCTCCTCAGCCTCGAGGTAGTTGCGGTCGGCCGGCGACTCGTAGCCGGGGATCGAGTTGAGCGTGTACCACGCCTCGGTGTTCCACAGCTCCTTGCCGCCCTCGCTGGAGAAGGGCCGCGGCGAGCGCAGGTGCACGACCCGGCCCTCCTCGAGGCCGTCCACGGTGAGCCTCACCGAGGTGCGGTCGGCGGACACCTCCGCGCCCGAGACGAACAGCGGACGCTCGTCGACCTTCGGGCCGCCGTACGTCGGCCGCGGCGCGTAGCGCCAGTGGGTCATCCGGAACGCGGCGTTCGGGTCCGCGGCGATCTTCTCGACCGTCTCCTGGGACAGCGGCTTCGTGTAGCGGATCTCGAAGCCGTTCCTGGTGGCGCGCATCTGGTGCATGTCGAACGCCGAGCCGTCGTTGGGGCTCATCCGCTGCAGGCCGTAGCGGAGCTTGCCCGGCTCGCTCCAGTTGCCGGCCTCGCCGATGCCGCCGACGTAGATCGACCCGTCAGGGCCGAGCAGGGTGCGGTTCACCCCGGCCTCGAGGCCGGCGGAGTAGCGGAACACCGCGCCCTGGTACTCGCCCTCGACCTTCTCCAGGAAGCCGCGCTGCAGGCCGCCGTAGGTGACGTCGCCGAAGATCATCTGACCGGCGTACGCACCCTTCTCCAGCATCATGGGGCTGCTCGGAGAGTTGCCGATCTCGTTCTGCGGCACCCACAGGGCGGGGCCGGTGACCGGCTGGTCGTCGAACGGGCCGGCCGGGTTGGTGTAGTGGTTGAAGAACCGCCCGGGCTTGACGTGCACCAGCTTCGAGCTGGGCAGCCAGGCGCCCTGGTTGTCCATCACGAACAGGTCGCCGTCGGGTCCGCGCATCATCCCGTTCGGCGTACGCAGCCCGCCCGCGACATAGCTGACCTGACCGGTCTTGCGGGAGATCTTCACCGTCGTGCCGCGGTTGCGCGCCGGCTGCGGGTCGGTGGTCGCGCCACCGAAGTTGATGGCGACGGAGAGGTTGACGTAGAAGTTCTCCTCGTCGTGGAGGAGGCCGAAGGCGAACTCGTGGAAGTTCTCGCCGAAGGGCCACTCCGCCACCTTCCGGTGGTCGTCGTAGAAGCCGTCCCCGTCGGGGTCGGTCAGCTCGGTGAGCTGGTCACGCTCGGAGACGAAGATCGACTCGCCGATGACGGCCACGCCCATCGGGTTGAACAGGTCGGTGGCGACCTTCTCGACCGTGACGTCCTCGGGCCCGTCGGCGGTGCGGGCGTTGCTGAGCAGGAAGATCTCGCCCGGCTCGGGGTTCTCCACCCAGCCGGACGGGCTCACCGACCCGGAGGTCACCACGGCGAGCCGGCCGTCCGCCGCCCAGTCCAGCGCGGACACCATCGGCTCGAAGCCCTCGGGCCGCAGGTCGGTCAGGTCGTACGCCGGGTGCACGCTGTCCAGCTGCATGCCGTCACCGGCGGTGTCGTTCTGCCCCTCGCAGTACTTCGTGCCCGGTGCGGTCACCCGCACCACCCCGGTCTCGGTGCTCAGGACCTCGGTCGGCACCAGCGCGAAGTCCGCCGCGCCCGGCGGACGCCACTGCAGGCGCAGCACCTCGCCGCCGCCGTTCTCGAAGTGCTCCACCCGCAGATCGTGGAAGCCCTCGCTCAGGCTGACGGAACCGTCCTTGGCGGTCTCCCCGTGCAGCCCGTCGTGGTTGATGACCTCCGAGCCGTCGATGACCAGCCGGGAGCCGTCGTCGCTGATCAGCCGGAAGTCGTACGTCCCGGCAGCATCGATGCGCAGGTTGGCCAGGGCGTGCGAGATGAACCGCTCGGCGAGGCCGAAGTCCTCCGGCGAGTCGTAGTCGATGACCGAGGTGAGCCTGTCGACGTTGGGCGTCTGGCCTGCGCGCAGCGTGCACAGCTGCTCGATCGGCCGGCTCATGTCATAGGTGCGCAGCGTGACGCCGGGCTCCTGTGGTGGTAGCTCCGCCTCCTCGGCGGCAGCCGCGGGGCCGCTGCCGAGCAGCGCGGCCACGACTGACAGGCCGACGAGTGGGCCGAGCACGGCCCTGGACGGGGGAACATGGATCATGGGGGCCTCCGCGAGAGATGTGGCGTGAGTCACATCAGAAGGTAGGGACCCTGCGAGACTTCGTCAAGAAGTTTGAGAACTTTCGCAAGTAACTTGGAAATGTGCGGAGGTGGCGATACCGAGGATCAGGATCCCGAGAAGAGTCGGTCGAGGTGTTGATCGACGGCAGCGAGCGCAGCTCCGGGTTCGATCACGCCGAGCTCCAGGAGCGGCGTGAACCCGGTCAGCGCGAGGATGAGATCGGTCTCGATCGCAGGGTCGCGTTCCGAAGGGATCTGGCCGTCGGCGATCGCCTGCCGGATGAGGCGCTCGACCAGGTCTCGTCCCTCCCTGAGCCCGGCGCGCGCCACCTCGCGCAGCTCGGGGTCGTGCAGCGCCTCGAGGACGTACGCCGCATTCATCCGGCTCGTGGTGTGAGCGTCGGGGTGCAGCGGGAGCATCTCCGTGACGACCACCCGCAGGACGTCTCGGGGGTGAGGATGCTGGCCGAGCCCGGCCAGACCGTTCGCCACCCGAGATGAGGTCTGCTCGGCGGCGAACTCCATCGCGAAGGCCAGCATCGAGGCACGGGACGAGAAGTAGTGCTGGAGCTGTCCGAGGGACACGCCCGCCTCGTGGGCG from Nocardioides luteus includes:
- the dnaB gene encoding replicative DNA helicase — its product is MSVTETGSMDGPGDFPEPPFEEWGDGPAAYEPGNAPRAVNDRTPPQDMAAEQAVLGSMLISKDAIADVSETLRGTDFYRPTHESIYDSILDLYSRGEPADMVTVADDLRRKGELERIGGAPYLHTLASNVPIAANAAYYGEIVRDKSVLRRLVEAGTKIVQIGYAGEGEVDNIVDEAQAEVFKLTDKRSGEDYSPLADIMDGVLDEIEAISNREAGLYGVPTGFADFDELTNGFHSGQMIIVAARPAMGKSTLALDFCRAASIHNNLTSVFFSLEMSRSEITMRLLSAEAKVPLNHIRNGNMSDDDWNKLARKMGEVSSAPMFIDDSPNMTMMEIRSKARRLKQRHDLRLIVIDYLQLMSSGKKVESRQLEVSEFSRQIKLLAKELEVPIIALSQLNRGSEQRADKRPAVSDLRESGSLEQDADMVVLLHRDDVYEKESTRPGEADVIIAKHRNGPTRDLVVAFQGHYSRFVDMAH
- a CDS encoding sulfite oxidase-like oxidoreductase — translated: MVHVTRGFTGRHPATDDRLPPGQYLTDDFPVLSAGPTPAIRRDEWTFSIRDGDQALRSWTWDEFTALPAEDITVDIHCVTRWSRLDTAWRGVAIDDLLADVDTAAEYVLARSYGGYTTNLPLEDLLDGKAWIAYEHDGDDLPAEHGGPARLLVPHLYLWKSAKWIKSLDLVDDDDPGFWESLGYHDYGDPWREQRYQGD
- a CDS encoding ferredoxin reductase, with the translated sequence MRRWQSATVTGSRAETATAHTLSLRVDEWNGHLPGQHVDVRLTAPDGYQAVRSYSLAAPADDGVIEITVQRLPGGEVSEFLTDIAMIGDELEVRGPLGNWFVWDQEDPSPVLLVAGGSGVVPLMSMIRARHQADIQTPFHLIHSVRTPQDRIYGDELTRLAAQAGGPSVTWLYTRTAPPSETRPPGRLRQNDLDDGSSWTSGATPTCFICGPTGFVEDAANHLLAAGHHADRIRTERFGGR
- a CDS encoding DUF6510 family protein: MSEHRDGNALAGPLADIFTVEATTAEVRCRACGLSTTLAQLVVYGPEPGLVGRCPGCTEYVIRVATTPSGTWLDLGGATSFHFTSTVDVPIR
- a CDS encoding low temperature requirement protein A, translated to MASALAHRRRSLVGRSPAEEHRSATPLELLYDLVFIVAFGQAADELAHHVAAGRPAVGVVGFCLGVVLISWAWGSYTWFASAYDEDDWICRLTTMVQMVGVGIVALGLPEMFASLAGAEDGGYGIVVGGYVVMRVPMAVQWLRAARNDPVRRPALMTYFWTIALAQAGWTILVAAALPLPAAAVVGVALLAIETVGPVIAQRGKGGTPWNADHVAERYGLLVIVALGEVVLGTIAAVSATVHGPAGWSIDAAVTATAGIGLALAMWWMYFTVPSALVLRVHRERVFFWSYGHHVIVGAIVAVGAGLHVAALRLEHDSEIGAVPTILTVAIPLVIFVWMLYAQWSTLVRSRNRRHVGLIIGTSAVTVLAVVLVAAGVSIAVGLAVIAVAAVIPIAGFELVGHRDLAAALAPHALSGSERRPSM
- a CDS encoding alpha/beta hydrolase, which produces MDDAATMTTARPSLDPELGALLADMPEVPPLSAETLPMIRPFATVDAEVALAGHDLNQRDITVRSFDGAPLPLTILTPARGGEPGTAAPCIYWVHGGGMVMGDRFSQIDIPLDWLESFGATVVSVDYRLAPEASGATLVEDCYAGLSWVASHADELGIDPARIIVAGTSAGGGLAAGATLLARDRRGPAIAAQVLICPMLDHRNTTESSRQFTGPGVWSREANEFGWRSVLGDLADGDVPGYVSPALDEDLAGLPTTYVDAGSAEVFRDENVAYASRIWAAGGQAELHVWAGGFHGFDALFPQAQVSQAARAARSDWLSRVLCDPRLAS
- a CDS encoding putative quinol monooxygenase: MNIEYGFQATMTAKEGKADELVELLLSGPTAGPSAHEGCLVFLVSRSATQPDVVHLVEGWVSEEVHHAVFDDPESQGYIARFAELVADSTYADFVPLGGKAILAPALSPSATGR
- a CDS encoding AraC family transcriptional regulator; translation: MTDTPLEELRRRIEKHARPDQTTPIEGMLLARADAVEAPSTNGSGTVFALITQGRKRISVGDRVLEYGPGQYLVASVDVPITGHYSEASPDRPALGFGLVLRPAAIASLLLEAPPGVVAVRNSAAPPAIGVADAEPELIDAVLRMVRLIDRPQDRAVLAPMAEREIIWRLLTGPLGANLAQIGVADSCTTQISRAVRWITENYAEPFRVDELAGSCGLSVSAFHRKFQGITALSPIQFQKQIRLHQARLLLVSGADDVATVAHRVGYDSATQFNREYRRRYGEAPGRDTSRLRSLSAG
- a CDS encoding GNAT family N-acetyltransferase, translated to MSFSIHPGSIGDVARCVDLWTRVMVARDGTGVADEAARRAQAAFDEPTVRFAVVGSAPDGFALTLTREKGVALLSRLCVDPSTTSRGMGAALVADAAEHARAAGLQRIELDVRETNVRAIALYERAGFTAVSDPWEYDDGDRVVTWSLDLAN
- a CDS encoding family 16 glycoside hydrolase — protein: MIHVPPSRAVLGPLVGLSVVAALLGSGPAAAAEEAELPPQEPGVTLRTYDMSRPIEQLCTLRAGQTPNVDRLTSVIDYDSPEDFGLAERFISHALANLRIDAAGTYDFRLISDDGSRLVIDGSEVINHDGLHGETAKDGSVSLSEGFHDLRVEHFENGGGEVLRLQWRPPGAADFALVPTEVLSTETGVVRVTAPGTKYCEGQNDTAGDGMQLDSVHPAYDLTDLRPEGFEPMVSALDWAADGRLAVVTSGSVSPSGWVENPEPGEIFLLSNARTADGPEDVTVEKVATDLFNPMGVAVIGESIFVSERDQLTELTDPDGDGFYDDHRKVAEWPFGENFHEFAFGLLHDEENFYVNLSVAINFGGATTDPQPARNRGTTVKISRKTGQVSYVAGGLRTPNGMMRGPDGDLFVMDNQGAWLPSSKLVHVKPGRFFNHYTNPAGPFDDQPVTGPALWVPQNEIGNSPSSPMMLEKGAYAGQMIFGDVTYGGLQRGFLEKVEGEYQGAVFRYSAGLEAGVNRTLLGPDGSIYVGGIGEAGNWSEPGKLRYGLQRMSPNDGSAFDMHQMRATRNGFEIRYTKPLSQETVEKIAADPNAAFRMTHWRYAPRPTYGGPKVDERPLFVSGAEVSADRTSVRLTVDGLEEGRVVHLRSPRPFSSEGGKELWNTEAWYTLNSIPGYESPADRNYLEAEEATLRGSANVAVEHNGYSGSGFVDGFGNIGASVTFDAKIARAGTYPVRLRYANGPDPAPGTKRVSVYLNGTEVEPWALESTGDWQTWGTATRPMRLKAGVNRITLRYEEGDDGNVNFDVLKVGGGEDVCTPRRPAPGYTSLFDGTLASLAPWRMAGPGSFGRQDDCSLRTTNGLGLLWYAEQEFSEYSLKLDWKLVNDNNGGVFIGFPNPGNDPWVAVNQGYEVQIDATDAPDRTTGAIYTFQGADPEAVAAALKPVGSWNSYDIRVEGSTVKIFLNGTLVNDFTSTDPARDLAGFVGMQNHGGGETVYYRNVQVKELTD
- a CDS encoding TetR/AcrR family transcriptional regulator, with the translated sequence MPKIVDHRERREAIAHALWRVVEQQGWPRATMREVAHEAGVSLGQLQHYFSSRASMLAFAMEFAAEQTSSRVANGLAGLGQHPHPRDVLRVVVTEMLPLHPDAHTTSRMNAAYVLEALHDPELREVARAGLREGRDLVERLIRQAIADGQIPSERDPAIETDLILALTGFTPLLELGVIEPGAALAAVDQHLDRLFSGS